A genomic segment from Candidatus Anaeroferrophillus wilburensis encodes:
- the obgE gene encoding GTPase ObgE, with product MRFIDEVTIEVQAGDGGNGCVSFRREKFVPRGGPDGGNGGKGGDVFLVGDPQKGSLLDLVYQRHYRVAKGGNGAGKRRDGAASPNLEIMVPLGTEVWELGADPQEQVLCGEVMAPGQRLQVASGGRGGKGNTHFSSSTMRTPRFAQPGEAGEEKKLRLILKVIAQVGLVGLPNAGKSTLISVLSAAKPKVADYPFTTLNPNLGIMSGSDYRNVVIADIPGLIENAHQGSGLGIRFLKHVERTQVLVHLLSVRNRDDAGLLADDFTTVMAELAAYQPQLVERVKLVVLAQIDTLSDDRLTQLMESLAPLLTGNGARQLLAVSSFTHTGIETLKETLETLVSSGEAAATEPKRIVSFYS from the coding sequence ATGAGATTTATTGATGAGGTAACCATTGAGGTCCAGGCTGGCGATGGCGGCAACGGCTGCGTCAGCTTCCGCCGGGAAAAATTTGTTCCCAGGGGAGGTCCTGATGGTGGCAACGGCGGCAAGGGAGGTGATGTTTTCCTGGTCGGTGATCCCCAGAAAGGTTCGCTGTTGGACCTGGTTTATCAGCGTCATTATCGAGTGGCAAAGGGAGGTAACGGTGCCGGAAAGCGACGAGATGGTGCTGCCAGTCCGAACCTGGAGATTATGGTGCCCTTGGGGACAGAGGTATGGGAGCTTGGTGCTGATCCGCAGGAGCAGGTGTTATGCGGTGAGGTGATGGCGCCGGGGCAACGGTTGCAGGTAGCCAGTGGCGGTCGTGGCGGCAAGGGGAATACTCACTTCAGTTCCTCGACGATGCGTACCCCCCGTTTTGCCCAGCCGGGAGAGGCAGGTGAAGAGAAAAAGCTCCGACTGATTTTAAAGGTGATTGCCCAGGTAGGTTTGGTGGGCTTGCCGAATGCCGGCAAATCAACACTCATTTCGGTTCTGTCGGCGGCCAAACCAAAAGTTGCCGACTATCCCTTTACGACCTTGAATCCTAACTTGGGGATTATGTCAGGGAGTGATTATCGCAACGTTGTTATCGCCGATATCCCCGGGCTGATTGAAAATGCTCACCAGGGCAGCGGCCTGGGTATCCGGTTTTTGAAGCATGTAGAGCGAACCCAGGTTCTGGTTCATCTGCTGTCGGTCAGGAACCGAGATGATGCCGGGTTGCTGGCGGATGATTTTACTACCGTGATGGCGGAACTGGCTGCATATCAGCCCCAGCTGGTTGAACGGGTAAAACTGGTGGTGCTGGCGCAGATTGATACGTTGTCCGACGACCGGCTTACCCAGTTGATGGAGAGTTTGGCTCCCCTATTGACCGGTAACGGCGCCCGGCAGCTGCTGGCCGTTTCATCGTTTACCCATACGGGGATTGAAACGTTGAAAGAAACCTTGGAAACGTTGGTCAGCAGCGGTGAAGCAGCTGCCACCGAGCCTAAAAGGATTGTCAGTTTTTATAGCTGA
- a CDS encoding methionyl-tRNA formyltransferase has translation MRIILAATGAFAVPSLEVIADHLQPENLLIISQPDRRRGRGRHLQPFPVKQLAMERQLVTITPEKITSSDIIEQCTAFAPDFLVAVDYGQIIPASLISVPSQAAVNLHPSLLPAYRGPAPMVWTLLNGDPVTGVTTQLLAPQVDRGDILLQEKVAVEQSETLPHLTDRLRILGAKLLWETLKQWQAGRITPRQQDEAQASYAPMLKKEDGLLDWQQDAEKLERQIRALNPWPGTFTFWQGKRFKILAAEIPPAMAADHKAPGTVLIGDGRILLATGSGFLQITSVQAENRPRRSAGEFLRGSTLKTGDRFTRQPLP, from the coding sequence ATGAGGATTATTCTGGCGGCCACCGGCGCATTTGCGGTCCCTTCCCTGGAAGTCATTGCTGACCACCTCCAGCCTGAAAATCTGTTGATTATCAGCCAGCCTGACCGTCGTCGTGGGCGCGGCCGGCATCTCCAGCCATTCCCGGTCAAGCAGCTGGCCATGGAACGGCAGCTGGTAACGATAACTCCGGAAAAAATCACCAGTTCGGATATTATTGAACAGTGCACCGCCTTCGCGCCTGATTTTCTGGTGGCGGTGGACTACGGCCAGATTATCCCGGCATCGCTGATCTCTGTGCCCAGCCAAGCGGCTGTCAACCTGCATCCATCATTGCTGCCAGCCTATCGTGGACCAGCCCCCATGGTCTGGACCCTGCTTAATGGCGACCCGGTTACCGGAGTCACCACCCAGTTACTGGCGCCACAAGTTGACCGTGGCGATATCCTGTTGCAGGAAAAGGTTGCTGTTGAACAAAGTGAAACGCTGCCGCACCTGACAGACCGGTTAAGAATTCTCGGAGCCAAGCTGCTATGGGAAACTCTGAAGCAATGGCAGGCTGGCCGCATCACCCCTCGGCAGCAAGATGAGGCGCAGGCATCCTATGCTCCCATGCTGAAAAAGGAGGATGGCCTGCTGGACTGGCAGCAGGATGCGGAAAAACTGGAGCGACAAATACGGGCTCTCAACCCCTGGCCAGGAACTTTTACCTTTTGGCAGGGAAAACGGTTCAAGATCCTTGCTGCCGAAATCCCGCCGGCCATGGCTGCCGACCATAAGGCTCCGGGAACCGTGCTGATTGGCGATGGTCGGATTTTACTGGCTACCGGCAGCGGCTTTCTCCAGATTACCAGCGTACAGGCGGAAAATCGTCCCCGCCGCTCAGCCGGTGAATTTCTGCGGGGCAGCACACTGAAAACCGGCGACCGTTTTACCCGCCAGCCCTTACCATAA
- a CDS encoding peptidylprolyl isomerase: MAPRKKLLLWIFPALILLGTGLPAAVVRAQVVDRLLVVVGDQVITSHDLQQAVNLEFGKQQFATFPSGKQQEEQKRHLQKLVDELLLAYKAKKSGIEVSDEELQHTIDRVMQQNNMDLAALKQALQLQGMTFENYRLKLAKDLLQTKFINQEIKSHIILPEQEIYRYAKENNLLPTVKDYVTLAQILLLEEDSPAGKAQLERKITEIRSRLAAGESFFALAEEFSVGPAAKKGGRLGTFNKGSLLPEIEAVAFGKLPLNEMSHTIKTDYGSHLIMVLQRSNGQEEAGGLDPELENKIKNILFGKKVQAELEEMLVKLRQEVPISYKN, from the coding sequence ATGGCACCAAGAAAAAAACTGCTTCTCTGGATTTTTCCAGCACTCATTCTTTTGGGCACCGGCCTACCGGCAGCAGTTGTCCGGGCTCAGGTTGTCGACCGCCTGCTGGTGGTCGTCGGCGATCAGGTAATCACCAGCCATGATCTGCAACAGGCCGTAAACCTGGAATTCGGCAAACAGCAGTTTGCCACCTTTCCTTCCGGCAAACAGCAGGAGGAGCAGAAACGACACCTGCAAAAACTGGTTGATGAGCTGCTGCTGGCATACAAAGCTAAAAAAAGCGGTATTGAGGTGAGTGACGAAGAACTGCAACATACCATCGACCGGGTGATGCAGCAGAACAACATGGATTTGGCAGCTTTAAAACAGGCGTTGCAACTGCAGGGTATGACTTTTGAAAATTACCGGCTGAAACTCGCCAAAGATCTTCTGCAAACCAAGTTTATCAACCAGGAAATCAAGTCCCATATTATCCTGCCCGAACAGGAGATCTATCGCTACGCTAAGGAGAACAATTTATTGCCCACCGTAAAAGATTACGTCACCCTGGCTCAGATTCTTCTCCTGGAAGAGGATTCTCCGGCTGGCAAGGCACAGCTCGAAAGGAAAATTACTGAAATAAGAAGTCGACTGGCAGCAGGAGAATCATTCTTCGCTCTGGCCGAAGAATTTTCCGTCGGCCCGGCGGCCAAAAAAGGCGGCCGTCTGGGGACTTTCAACAAGGGGAGTCTGCTGCCGGAGATTGAAGCCGTTGCTTTTGGCAAGTTACCGCTCAACGAGATGAGTCACACTATCAAGACAGACTATGGCAGCCACCTGATCATGGTATTGCAGCGTTCCAATGGCCAGGAAGAGGCTGGTGGTCTGGATCCTGAGCTGGAAAATAAAATTAAAAACATCCTTTTTGGCAAGAAAGTCCAGGCTGAACTGGAAGAAATGCTGGTAAAGCTTCGCCAGGAAGTTCCCATCAGCTATAAAAACTGA
- the rpmA gene encoding 50S ribosomal protein L27, whose protein sequence is MAHKKGGGSTSNGRDSVSKRLGVKRFAGQQVSAGSILVRQRGTKIHPGSNVGRGKDDTLFALADGVVAFERLDKKRKKVSVFPVEAIA, encoded by the coding sequence ATGGCACATAAAAAGGGCGGTGGCAGTACCAGTAATGGTCGCGACAGTGTCAGTAAGCGCCTGGGTGTAAAGCGTTTTGCCGGCCAGCAGGTTTCGGCGGGCAGTATCCTTGTGCGGCAGCGGGGAACCAAGATTCATCCCGGATCCAATGTGGGGCGTGGCAAGGACGATACCCTGTTCGCTCTGGCTGACGGAGTTGTTGCCTTTGAACGTTTGGATAAAAAGCGGAAGAAAGTAAGCGTTTTTCCTGTTGAGGCGATTGCCTGA
- a CDS encoding peptidyl-prolyl cis-trans isomerase, with amino-acid sequence MSSSINNGNPAAERIFVYPAMIFPHLSRYKWLLISLLLLIGSACNSRDHVVATVGDQRIMQTELEKRLQDYQADYPHTTSRDPADAAALEAFLLDQIIDETLLALEGKQRGLDTGEEEQGELAHKTMIALGKEVSYPSHQETLDYYHSHEKEFTLQKRYQVTHILLADEHRAWELKEEIEAGRLSMEDAASQYSQGEEAERKGQLQPMTLDDFLPEIAAIIPRLRAGAISPVIHTPYGYHLLRVDQSLPAGPLPFATVENRVKDTLYALKLRLHYENWLKASRNRYHVTINHQGTN; translated from the coding sequence ATGAGCTCATCAATAAATAATGGCAATCCAGCTGCAGAGAGAATTTTCGTTTATCCGGCGATGATCTTTCCTCACCTTTCCCGCTATAAGTGGCTGCTGATCTCCCTGCTGCTTCTGATTGGCAGCGCTTGCAACAGCCGTGACCATGTTGTCGCCACCGTTGGCGATCAACGCATCATGCAAACTGAACTGGAGAAACGGCTCCAGGATTACCAAGCTGATTACCCCCACACCACCTCCCGGGATCCGGCAGACGCTGCTGCGTTGGAAGCCTTTCTGCTTGACCAGATCATCGATGAGACCTTGCTGGCCTTGGAAGGAAAGCAGCGCGGTCTCGATACTGGGGAAGAGGAGCAGGGGGAACTGGCGCATAAAACAATGATCGCCCTGGGGAAAGAGGTCAGTTATCCTTCCCATCAGGAAACGCTCGACTATTACCACAGCCACGAGAAGGAGTTTACGCTTCAGAAGCGTTATCAGGTCACCCATATTCTGCTTGCCGACGAGCACCGTGCTTGGGAACTGAAGGAAGAGATTGAGGCTGGTCGGCTATCCATGGAAGACGCCGCCAGCCAGTATTCTCAGGGTGAAGAAGCGGAACGAAAAGGCCAACTGCAACCCATGACCCTTGATGATTTTCTGCCGGAAATTGCCGCAATTATCCCCCGCCTGCGAGCCGGGGCCATCAGCCCGGTCATCCATACGCCATATGGCTACCATTTGCTGCGCGTGGACCAGAGTCTGCCGGCCGGGCCGCTCCCCTTTGCAACGGTGGAAAACCGGGTCAAAGACACCCTTTACGCATTGAAACTACGGCTGCACTATGAAAACTGGCTGAAAGCCAGCCGGAACCGTTATCATGTAACAATCAATCACCAAGGAACCAACTGA
- the mfd gene encoding transcription-repair coupling factor produces MFFTNELTTIIERLLAGKLNRAAGFQGSALALFIALLGKHLHQPLVVISEEYQQSLALSRDVITYQQMIGTEQPPATICFPPLQRLPYQQVLPLVTVEQSRIAALHRLRHEKHYLLFTSLTALIDRMAEPSSFYNRFFTLHWGASIDREQLAEQLQNNGYIRVPTVDEPGDFSVRGSIIDLFSPLYAQPFRLDFFGDELESIRPFDPVSQKSQAIEKESVDIAPAHEILLPKNRDKVKNRLKEQFIALNDPRIELSLTYEKLERGTHFAGIDTLLPAISPVPHGLTSYLADTIIPIFVTPHLLMEKLTTLRELLTDAYEKTIARHQFAFPPDGYLLNCLEPRQLFPGRGQLMIEDLLPVDGNDDQLVTIDSRSNQDLRDAVLRFAAHQQERLFTPAADIIAGWLRQQQQVVFCGKSPSGIERAKKLLAEYDLPFTSINSIAGILQQPLATDTINLVHAPLSQGSRLVDDRLVILTETDLFGIKKAARTQRTKSLKPFQDDFSALETGSYITHIDHGIGIYRGLQTLQVEGITNDYLVLQYQGDDLVYVPVDRFHLIHAYHGNPEHAPKLTKLGSSQWDREKSKARQAIDDLLVELIDLYASRQVEKGYAYPAPDAVFDEFAASFPYEETTDQQQAITEVVDDLMAEGPMDRLICGDVGYGKTEVAIRAVFLAVTNGKQAAILVPTTILAQQHYLTFKERFAAYPLVVEMLSRFRSPQQQKEIVAGLRRGTVDVVIGTHRLLQKDIIFKDLGLLVLDEEHKFGVRHKEKLTSLKKNIDVLAMSATPIPRTLQMSLSGMRTMSSITTAPRDRLAVRTYVAAYDDDLVKEAVAKEVGRGGQVFFVHNSVQTIEAMANHLRSLLPSISLTVAHGQMPAAELEKVMVAFASHRFDLLLCTTIIESGLDIPNANTIIINKANAFGLAQLYQLRGRVGRAQKKAYAYLLVPALDQLPQDARRRLTALAEASELGAGFRIAMQDLEIRGAGNLLGKKQSGHIAAIGYELYQELLTEAVEERQGQLREKRVEPEVHINIPAYLPAPYIADVAVRLQTYKRISLCTDEQSLYLLEDELMDRFGPLPDAVQELLNQRRLKLLLMDYSIRFFEVGKSRVAIHFGPDRPPETAAIMALISEAATTYQLIPDDGLLVKQQIEGRELLPWTRNLLQKIF; encoded by the coding sequence ATGTTCTTCACCAACGAATTGACCACTATTATTGAACGTCTCCTGGCGGGCAAGCTCAACCGGGCAGCCGGATTCCAGGGGTCGGCACTGGCCTTGTTTATCGCTCTGCTGGGCAAGCACCTGCACCAACCCCTGGTAGTCATCAGCGAAGAATACCAGCAGAGCCTTGCTCTAAGCAGGGATGTCATCACCTACCAGCAGATGATCGGGACAGAACAGCCTCCTGCAACAATCTGCTTCCCTCCCCTGCAACGGCTCCCCTACCAGCAGGTTCTCCCCCTGGTAACCGTGGAACAATCACGGATTGCCGCTCTGCACCGTCTTCGGCATGAAAAGCACTATCTGCTGTTCACCTCCCTGACCGCGCTTATTGATCGGATGGCGGAACCGTCATCGTTCTACAATCGTTTTTTCACCCTCCACTGGGGGGCCAGCATCGACCGTGAGCAGCTTGCCGAACAGCTGCAAAACAACGGTTATATCCGGGTACCGACAGTTGATGAACCGGGAGATTTCAGTGTCCGGGGCAGTATTATTGACCTCTTTTCCCCGCTTTATGCGCAACCTTTCAGGCTTGATTTTTTCGGTGATGAGCTGGAATCCATCAGACCCTTTGACCCGGTCTCCCAGAAAAGCCAGGCGATTGAAAAAGAATCGGTAGATATTGCCCCAGCCCATGAAATTCTGCTCCCCAAAAACCGCGACAAGGTTAAAAATCGCCTGAAAGAGCAGTTCATTGCCCTCAATGACCCCCGGATTGAGCTGTCTCTCACCTATGAAAAGCTCGAACGGGGGACGCATTTTGCCGGCATCGATACCCTGCTGCCGGCCATCTCTCCCGTTCCCCATGGCCTGACCAGTTATCTGGCTGACACCATCATCCCTATCTTTGTCACCCCTCATTTGCTGATGGAAAAGCTCACTACCCTGCGGGAGCTGTTAACCGATGCCTATGAAAAAACCATCGCCAGACATCAGTTTGCCTTTCCACCCGACGGCTATCTCCTGAATTGTCTGGAACCACGACAGCTTTTCCCCGGTCGGGGACAGCTTATGATTGAAGACCTCCTGCCTGTTGACGGCAATGACGACCAACTTGTCACCATCGACAGCCGGTCAAACCAGGATCTGCGGGATGCGGTGCTGCGTTTTGCCGCCCACCAGCAGGAACGGTTGTTCACCCCGGCAGCAGACATTATTGCCGGCTGGCTCAGACAACAGCAGCAGGTTGTTTTTTGTGGCAAAAGCCCATCAGGAATTGAACGGGCAAAAAAACTGCTGGCTGAATATGACCTTCCGTTTACCTCCATAAACTCGATTGCCGGCATCCTGCAACAACCGTTGGCAACCGACACCATCAACCTCGTGCATGCCCCCCTCAGTCAAGGATCCCGGCTGGTTGATGACCGCCTGGTCATCCTTACCGAAACCGATTTGTTCGGCATCAAAAAAGCTGCCCGAACCCAGCGGACAAAGTCCTTAAAACCGTTTCAAGATGATTTTTCCGCACTTGAAACCGGCAGTTACATCACCCATATTGATCACGGCATCGGCATTTACCGGGGGCTGCAAACCCTGCAGGTGGAAGGCATCACCAATGATTATCTGGTACTGCAGTACCAGGGAGATGACCTGGTGTATGTTCCGGTGGATCGTTTTCACCTCATCCATGCCTATCACGGCAACCCGGAGCACGCACCAAAACTCACCAAGCTGGGAAGCAGTCAATGGGATCGGGAAAAAAGCAAAGCCCGGCAGGCAATTGATGATCTGCTGGTGGAGCTTATTGACCTTTATGCCAGCCGGCAGGTGGAAAAAGGCTATGCTTATCCAGCTCCGGATGCCGTTTTTGACGAATTTGCCGCCAGCTTTCCCTACGAGGAAACCACCGATCAGCAACAGGCGATAACTGAAGTGGTAGATGATCTGATGGCTGAGGGCCCCATGGACCGCCTCATTTGTGGTGACGTCGGTTATGGCAAAACGGAGGTCGCTATTCGGGCTGTTTTTCTGGCGGTCACCAACGGCAAGCAGGCCGCGATTCTGGTACCCACCACCATTCTGGCACAGCAGCATTACCTCACCTTCAAGGAACGTTTTGCCGCCTATCCTCTTGTCGTTGAAATGCTCAGTCGTTTCAGAAGCCCACAACAGCAAAAGGAGATTGTCGCCGGACTGCGCCGGGGAACGGTTGATGTGGTAATCGGCACCCACCGGCTACTGCAAAAAGATATCATCTTCAAGGATCTCGGGCTGCTGGTCTTGGACGAGGAGCACAAGTTCGGTGTCCGTCATAAGGAAAAACTGACCTCGCTGAAAAAAAATATCGACGTGCTGGCCATGAGTGCAACGCCTATTCCCCGTACGCTGCAGATGTCTTTAAGCGGCATGCGGACCATGAGCAGCATTACCACCGCCCCCCGGGATCGACTGGCAGTCCGCACCTATGTCGCCGCCTACGATGATGACCTTGTCAAGGAAGCAGTTGCCAAGGAGGTGGGACGTGGTGGCCAGGTCTTTTTTGTCCACAATTCAGTCCAGACTATTGAAGCAATGGCCAATCACCTCAGGAGCCTGCTGCCCAGCATCTCTCTGACGGTTGCCCACGGTCAGATGCCGGCGGCTGAACTGGAAAAGGTCATGGTTGCCTTCGCCAGTCACCGTTTCGATCTGCTTCTCTGCACGACGATTATCGAATCCGGGCTTGATATTCCCAACGCCAATACAATTATCATCAACAAAGCCAATGCGTTCGGCCTGGCTCAGCTCTATCAGCTGCGCGGCCGGGTTGGCAGAGCACAGAAAAAAGCCTATGCCTACCTACTGGTCCCAGCTCTGGATCAATTGCCTCAGGATGCCCGCCGCCGGCTGACGGCTCTTGCTGAAGCCAGTGAACTGGGAGCAGGATTTCGCATTGCCATGCAGGATCTTGAAATTCGTGGAGCCGGGAATCTTCTGGGGAAAAAACAGTCGGGTCACATTGCCGCTATCGGCTATGAGCTCTACCAGGAGCTCCTGACCGAGGCGGTTGAAGAGCGGCAGGGTCAGCTGCGAGAAAAAAGGGTTGAACCGGAGGTCCATATCAATATACCGGCCTATTTGCCAGCCCCTTACATTGCCGATGTTGCCGTGCGGCTGCAAACTTACAAGCGGATTTCCCTGTGTACCGATGAACAGTCATTATACCTTCTCGAAGATGAGCTTATGGATCGCTTCGGTCCACTGCCGGATGCGGTGCAGGAGCTGCTTAACCAGAGAAGGTTAAAACTGCTGCTCATGGACTATAGCATCCGCTTTTTTGAAGTGGGCAAAAGTCGGGTTGCTATTCACTTCGGGCCCGACCGCCCGCCTGAAACAGCAGCGATCATGGCCTTGATTAGCGAGGCAGCAACAACCTATCAGCTTATCCCTGATGACGGGCTGCTGGTAAAACAGCAGATCGAAGGCAGGGAGCTCCTTCCCTGGACCCGAAACCTGTTGCAAAAAATCTTTTAA
- a CDS encoding DUF116 domain-containing protein produces the protein MTTTPDLPSKKRVFIGLLIITFLTLSIAVVIIGWVGTVGLQQLHPVLPTVAQLLVGFSFIFLAGIMALLILTVILGKELPFGRKLRGLMVKVFLPMMMAIGRLLGISRDTIKKSFIEINNQLILSRRLHCNPDRILILLPHCLQEADCQQKITTNIDNCQQCGLCDIKDLVKLAKRYGTKIAVATGGTLARKIVQDYRPQIIIAVACERDLTSGINDTYPLPVYGILNQRPNGPCWNTHVAIQQVEKAILLFTRA, from the coding sequence ATGACAACAACACCTGACCTCCCCTCAAAAAAAAGGGTTTTTATCGGCCTGCTGATTATTACCTTTCTGACTCTGTCGATTGCGGTGGTCATCATTGGCTGGGTTGGTACGGTAGGTTTGCAGCAGCTGCATCCTGTGCTGCCGACCGTTGCCCAGCTACTGGTGGGTTTCTCGTTTATTTTCCTGGCCGGCATCATGGCACTGCTTATACTCACCGTCATTCTGGGCAAAGAACTGCCCTTTGGCCGAAAGCTTAGAGGATTGATGGTCAAGGTGTTCCTGCCAATGATGATGGCCATCGGCAGGTTGCTGGGAATTTCCCGTGACACCATTAAAAAATCGTTCATCGAAATCAACAACCAGCTCATTCTTTCCCGTCGTTTGCATTGCAATCCTGATCGCATCCTTATCCTGCTGCCCCACTGCCTGCAAGAGGCTGATTGCCAGCAAAAAATAACCACCAACATCGATAATTGCCAACAATGTGGCTTGTGTGACATCAAGGACCTGGTGAAACTGGCCAAAAGGTATGGCACCAAGATAGCAGTAGCCACCGGTGGCACCCTGGCCCGTAAAATTGTTCAAGACTACCGGCCGCAGATTATTATTGCCGTGGCTTGTGAACGTGACCTGACCAGCGGCATCAATGATACTTATCCACTGCCGGTATATGGCATCCTCAACCAGCGACCCAATGGTCCCTGCTGGAACACCCACGTCGCCATACAACAGGTTGAAAAAGCAATTTTACTGTTTACCAGAGCCTGA
- the rplU gene encoding 50S ribosomal protein L21 translates to MYAVVKTGGKQYRVIPGQIIQVEKLEGNTGDTVEFPEVLAVEKDGALTVGNPVLDSARVVGEIVDQKRAKKILVFKSKRRKGYRKMRGHRQYVTDVKIGEITV, encoded by the coding sequence ATGTATGCCGTAGTTAAAACTGGCGGAAAGCAGTACCGTGTGATTCCTGGCCAGATTATCCAGGTGGAAAAACTTGAGGGAAATACCGGTGACACGGTTGAATTTCCCGAGGTGCTGGCCGTTGAAAAAGACGGTGCGTTGACCGTCGGCAATCCTGTTCTCGACAGTGCCAGGGTTGTCGGTGAAATTGTTGACCAGAAGCGGGCCAAGAAAATTCTGGTGTTTAAATCGAAGCGGCGGAAGGGCTATCGTAAGATGCGCGGCCATCGTCAGTATGTGACCGATGTGAAAATCGGAGAAATAACCGTATAA
- the def gene encoding peptide deformylase, with amino-acid sequence MAFHNICVYPETILARKAQDILSIDDQIVNLAAAMVDTMYAAPGVGLAAPQVGVSQRLIVVDAGEERGKALITLINPVIVAGEGAAAVEEGCLSVPGFTAEVQRQGEIQVRGITLDEKELEFTAAGFLAIVLQHEIDHLNGILFIDRISPLKRDIFLRKFKKGTLQE; translated from the coding sequence ATGGCATTCCATAACATCTGTGTCTATCCCGAGACAATCCTGGCCAGGAAAGCCCAGGACATCCTTAGTATTGATGATCAGATCGTCAACCTGGCAGCAGCCATGGTCGATACTATGTACGCCGCTCCGGGTGTCGGCCTGGCAGCGCCGCAGGTTGGTGTTTCCCAACGGCTGATTGTTGTTGATGCCGGCGAGGAACGGGGCAAAGCGCTCATCACCCTTATCAACCCGGTAATCGTCGCGGGTGAAGGTGCAGCAGCAGTGGAAGAAGGGTGCCTGAGTGTTCCCGGATTTACCGCCGAGGTGCAACGCCAGGGAGAAATTCAGGTTCGCGGTATCACCCTGGATGAAAAAGAACTTGAGTTTACCGCTGCCGGTTTTCTGGCCATCGTTCTGCAACACGAAATCGACCATTTGAACGGCATCCTGTTCATTGACCGGATAAGCCCGTTAAAACGTGATATTTTCCTCCGAAAGTTTAAAAAGGGGACCTTGCAGGAGTAA
- a CDS encoding peptidylprolyl isomerase yields the protein MHSTLRHWAIVGFIFLTMVFMLPAPLLAEEGAEQILATIGSEQITLADFDQELAKLPPQYQQMATDPAIKKEFLDTLVTQYVIYQEGLQQKLLEKDLIREKIEDFSKKLVVAYLLDQEVNKKVQEISSDELHTYYEQHLNQFQQPQQVKARHILVANREEAETILSHLQQGEDFSSLAKAHSTCPSKARGGDLGFFTSDQMVKEFSDAAFSLEPGEISPVVKTQFGYHIILVDEKKAAAQQSFDDVKEALTEKMRAERKNEYFANYVAALKKQHNVKMFPERLQDNK from the coding sequence ATGCACTCCACCTTAAGACATTGGGCCATCGTGGGTTTCATTTTTTTGACCATGGTTTTCATGCTGCCAGCCCCCCTGTTGGCTGAAGAAGGCGCCGAACAGATTCTGGCCACCATTGGCAGCGAACAGATAACCCTTGCCGATTTTGATCAGGAACTGGCCAAGTTGCCTCCGCAGTATCAGCAGATGGCAACCGATCCGGCAATCAAAAAGGAATTCCTGGATACCCTGGTTACCCAGTACGTCATCTACCAGGAAGGGCTACAGCAAAAGCTGCTGGAAAAGGATTTGATCCGGGAAAAAATTGAAGATTTCAGCAAAAAACTGGTGGTTGCTTATCTGCTCGACCAAGAGGTCAATAAAAAAGTCCAGGAAATCAGCAGTGATGAGCTGCACACTTACTATGAGCAACATCTCAATCAGTTTCAGCAACCGCAGCAGGTCAAAGCCCGACACATTCTGGTGGCCAACCGGGAGGAAGCGGAAACCATTCTTTCTCATCTGCAACAGGGGGAGGATTTTTCCAGCCTGGCAAAAGCCCATTCCACCTGCCCCAGTAAGGCTCGAGGTGGTGATCTGGGATTCTTCACCAGCGATCAGATGGTCAAAGAGTTTTCCGATGCCGCCTTTTCACTGGAGCCGGGAGAGATAAGCCCGGTGGTGAAGACCCAGTTTGGCTATCATATCATCCTGGTAGATGAAAAAAAGGCAGCAGCCCAGCAATCCTTCGATGATGTCAAGGAAGCGCTCACTGAAAAAATGCGGGCCGAACGGAAAAATGAATATTTTGCCAACTACGTTGCCGCGTTGAAAAAACAGCACAATGTGAAAATGTTTCCTGAACGGTTGCAGGACAACAAGTAG